The Labrus bergylta chromosome 15, fLabBer1.1, whole genome shotgun sequence genome includes a region encoding these proteins:
- the LOC110005516 gene encoding claudin-20-like, with product MLSAAIQILAFALALLGLLGTTVATLLPNWKVSMNVWSSVMTPISQMQGLWMDCVWYSSGVFSCTMKNSVLSLPPYLQTTRAAMVLSCMVAAFGLCLASLGLKCTRWGGSRRAKGHTAIAAGGCFILASLLCLVPASWFTNEVITVFLTTDLPDSSKYQPGGALCVTFISAGFLLAGGVIFCMSCPGKGTRRPDYPYPPDPDRFVVPGHECRRRELRTEHVQPKKRKNKTVKIQTDDEVTEEKPEHTREQRVRLSPAKLPPKDIKDSYSLQEYV from the coding sequence ATGCTGTCAGCCGCCATCCAGATCCTGGCGTTCGCCCTGGCGCTCCTCGGCCTCCTCGGCACCACGGTCGCCACTCTGCTGCCCAACTGGAAGGTGAGCATGAACGTCTGGTCAAGCGTCATGACCCCGATCTCGCAGATGCAGGGTCTGTGGATGGACTGCGTGTGGTACAGCTCGGGGGTCTTCAGCTGCACCATGAAGAACTCGGTGCTGTCGCTGCCGCCGTACCTGCAGACCACTCGGGCCGCCATGGTTCTGTCCTGCATGGTGGCGGCGTTCGGACTCTGTCTCGCCTCTCTCGGGCTTAAATGCACCCGCTGGGGGGGCAGCCGCCGAGCGAAGGGGCACACGGCCATCGCCGCTGGGGGGTGCTTCATCCTCGCCAGCCTCCTGTGTCTCGTCCCCGCGTCCTGGTTCACCAACGAGGTCATCACCGTGTTCCTGACCACCGACCTGCCAGACAGCAGTAAGTATCAGCCCGGAGGAGCGCTCTGCGTCACCTTCATCTCCGCTGGATTCCTCCTGGCCGGGGGGGtcattttctgcatgtcatgTCCTGGAAAAGGAACGAGGCGACCGGACTACCCGTACCCCCCCGACCCCGACAGGTTCGTGGTGCCCGGACACGAGTGTCGGAGGCGGGAGCTGCGGACTGAGCATGTGCAgccaaaaaagagaaaaaacaaaacggtTAAGATTCAGACGGACGACGAGGTGACGGAGGAGAAACCCGAACACACCCGGGAGCAGAGGGTCCGCTTGTCCCCCGCCAAACTCCCCCCGAAAGACATCAAGGACAGCTACAGCCTCCAGGAGTACGTGTAA